A single Phaenicophaeus curvirostris isolate KB17595 chromosome 26, BPBGC_Pcur_1.0, whole genome shotgun sequence DNA region contains:
- the LOC138731409 gene encoding gastrin/cholecystokinin-like peptide — translation MRRCLGLVLAMVATTCLCRPAAEAPGAAGNPHQLPASLVRRGWPEPLSQEQKHLNSHFLPHVFSELGDRKDYVYGAEGLEALHEHYYPDWMDFGRRSADDSPGAA, via the exons ATGAGGAGGTGCCTTGGCCTCGTCCTCGCCATGGTGGCCACCACCTGCCTGTGCCGGCCCGCGGCGGAGGCACCAGGCGCCGCGGGGAACCCTCACCAGCTCCCAGCCAGCCTGGTCCGGCGGGGCTGGCCTGAACCCCTGTCCCAGGAGCAGAAGCACCTCAACTCCCATTTCTTGCCCCACGTCTTCTCAG AGCTGGGCGACCGCAAGGACTACGTGTACGGGGCCGAGGGGCTGGAGGCCCTGCACGAGCACTACTACCCCGACTGGATGGACTTCGGGCGCCGCAGCGCGGACGACTCGCCGGGTGCCGCGTAG